Below is a genomic region from Synergistaceae bacterium.
ACAAAGAAGCCGTCATGCAGTACCTCGACGACCTCGACCCCCTGTGCAAGAAGATCGGCAGCTCCAACACCGTCGTCAAAACCGAAGGCGGCAAGCTCGTCGGCTACAACACTGACGGCTACGGCGCACTTCGCGACATCAAGGAGCACGGCTGCGTCATCAAGGGTAACACTATGTTCTCGTTCGGAGCTGGCGGAACGGGCAGGAGTGTCTGTCTTGAGCTTGCGGAGGAGGGCGCAAAGAAAATCTACATCTCCTCACGTTCAGAGATGTGCGAGACCCTCAGCGAAGAAATCAACAAGTTCTACCCCGGCGTGTGCGTACCCATCAGGTCAGCAGACGAGGCAGCCATCGCCAAAGCCCTCGAGGAGACTGACGTTGTCCTCAATCTCTCAGGACTCGGCATGCGCGGAAAAGAACAGTACACCTGCGTTGACAAGAAGTACCTCAAGCCCTCGCACGTGTGCTTCGATGCAACCTACAACCCCGCTGAAACGAGATTCCTCAAGGAAGCCGCAGAAGTAGGCTGCTCCACCATCAACGGACTCGGAATGACCCTGTATCAGGGGCTGCGCCAGATTCAGCTCTGGACGGGCGGGAAAGCTGTTCCGCTGGATGTCATGCGCCAGACCCTCATGGACATTCTCGCAGGAAAGTAAGGACATTACCCCCCTTTTCTTCCCCCCTAGCTTAGGGGGGACTGGGGGTCTGTACACAACAGAAGGGAGTAAAAACTATGGCACGCAAATTTTCGTTAGCTTACCTCACAATTCCCGGTGTTGACCCGGTCAACCAGATCAAGATCGCCAAAGAAGCAGGCTATGACTCCGTCAGCCTCCGCACAATTCCGATGCACCTTCCCGGCGAACCCGAGTTCCTGCCCCAGAAAGACCCCGAACTCTTCGCGGCAATCCAGAAGGCACTCAAGGAATACGATATGCCCCTGATGGACATTGAGCTTGCCAGAATCCGCAAGGATCTCGATATCAACGTGTACAAGCCCGCTTTTGAGGCAGCCGCAAAACTCGGAGCTACTGACGTTCTGGGCAGCGTCTGGACACGCGACCGCGCTTGGTACACCGATACCGCCGGCAAAGTCGCCGATATGGCCAAAGAATTCGGCCTGAAGTTCAACATTGAGTTCCTCCCGTGGGCTGGAGTCAGGAATCTTCAGGAAGATATTACCCTGATTGATGACCTCGGCAGGGATAACGTGTTCGTCATGGTCGACACCCTCCACGCAGGCAGAGCAGGCGTAACCGGTGCAGAGCTTGCCAGAACTCCGCGCAAGTACTTCAACTTCATCCACCTGTGCGACGGTCCCGCTCCCGAAGGCGCAGAGTGCAAAGATACCGTACTCGACAACAT
It encodes:
- a CDS encoding shikimate dehydrogenase, with the protein product VNSMQIDINSRLIALIGTPLSQSFAARMQNSAYQAAGFNMVYCYCEADSTHLKEIIDGIRYMPTFLGCAVTKPNKEAVMQYLDDLDPLCKKIGSSNTVVKTEGGKLVGYNTDGYGALRDIKEHGCVIKGNTMFSFGAGGTGRSVCLELAEEGAKKIYISSRSEMCETLSEEINKFYPGVCVPIRSADEAAIAKALEETDVVLNLSGLGMRGKEQYTCVDKKYLKPSHVCFDATYNPAETRFLKEAAEVGCSTINGLGMTLYQGLRQIQLWTGGKAVPLDVMRQTLMDILAGK
- a CDS encoding sugar phosphate isomerase/epimerase gives rise to the protein MARKFSLAYLTIPGVDPVNQIKIAKEAGYDSVSLRTIPMHLPGEPEFLPQKDPELFAAIQKALKEYDMPLMDIELARIRKDLDINVYKPAFEAAAKLGATDVLGSVWTRDRAWYTDTAGKVADMAKEFGLKFNIEFLPWAGVRNLQEDITLIDDLGRDNVFVMVDTLHAGRAGVTGAELARTPRKYFNFIHLCDGPAPEGAECKDTVLDNIKDDLMLYTAREARFYPGEGDVKIADMIKAMPNIPLSIELPNLKEIKARGNPGHAARCLEVAKAYFAANGID